The following are from one region of the Littorina saxatilis isolate snail1 linkage group LG2, US_GU_Lsax_2.0, whole genome shotgun sequence genome:
- the LOC138960074 gene encoding acidic mammalian chitinase-like isoform X1, producing the protein MGFSGGDIAIALVVTALMFAVDGLDFDCREREPGFYGDSKDCNKYYRCVGQRAFAFSCGVGLQFNVKATACDWPETSGCKAKKIPDSGTGTDTDTGTGTGTGSDTSSDFIPSCFEKTDGSRFRDPDDCTIYYTCTSGRLFKERCYFGLQFSSQKGVCDYSQNVDCGVKLAINNDPSSCESKASGYTYRDSESCSSYNVCVYGKAISKSCPAGTGYDVELQTCNFLDKVDCTKTQATTLDPQIIIRAPTTTTGSPGQGDGAGDVDTTAALPEGDVDTTAALPEGDMDTTVAPDADDTETPPGAGVTTTTTTTTTTTTTTRKPFTRPTTRQPKPGEKLHCLRRVCYYTNWSQYRPGMMKFYPENIDPFACTHVIFAFGKVEGGKVLNVEWNDISGWQPGLYERVEDLKKTNPDLKTLLAIGGWNHPFKPFSDMVKSRESRRSFVDTTIPFLIENGFDGLDLDWEYPGNRGSLPEDKQRFSELVKDLRLGFDQFTTEMERDPLLVTAAVAAGRATISTAYEIKKISKDLDFINLMTYDLHGSWDKKTGHNAALNGPSSDTNTVMAAVDYWVSNGCPKNKLVIGLALYGHTFTLAGSDSSVGAPTSGPGLAGTFTRQAGFLAYYEMCKIKSEGGTEEWDAVGKVPYLVKGDQWISFDNARSLQEKVRYIRTQGLGGVMCWALPLDDFKNACKEGVDPLWKAVRDECAK; encoded by the exons GTGTGTGGGACAAAGAGCGTTTGCGTTTTCTTGTGGGGTAGGCCTACAATTTAACGTCAAGGCCACTGCGTGTGACTGGCCCGAAACGTCTGGCTGTAAGGCTAAAAAAATACCAGACTCAGGCACAGGCACTGACACAGACACCGGCACAGGCACCGGCACAGGCAGCGACACAAGTTCAGACTTCA ttccATCGTGCTTTGAAAAGACAGATGGATCCAGATTCCGAGACCCCGATGACTGTACCATTTACTACACGTGCACATCAGGTCGCTTGTTCAAGGAACGGTGCTACTTTGGCCTCCAATTCAGCAGTCAGAAGGGCGTTTGTGACTATAGCCAAAACGTGGACTGTGGTGTTAAACTTGCCATCAACAACGATC CATCAAGTTGTGAGAGCAAGGCGTCAGGCTACACGTATCGTGACTCCGAGAGCTGTTCTTCTTACAATGTCTGCGTTTACGGTAAAGCCATAAGCAAGTCGTGCCCCGCAGGAACAGGGTATGATGTCGAACTCCAAACGTGTAACTTTCTCGACAAAGTGGATTGTACGAAAACTCAAGCAACCA CACTCGACCCGCAAATAATTATCAGGGCACCGACAACCACTACCGGTTCACCCGGTCAGGGTGATGGTGCGGGTGATGTGGATACTACCGCTGCACTCCCTGAGGGTGATGTGGATACTACCGCTGCACTCCCTGAGGGTGATATGGACACTACCGTTGCACCGGATGCGGACGACACCGAGACACCCCCTGGGGCTGGTGTGACGactaccaccacaaccacaaccacaaccacaaccacaacgaGGAAACCCTTTACAAGACCGACAACAAGACAGCCAAAACCAGGCGAAAAACTCC ATTGCCTTCGTCGCGTGTGTTACTACACCAACTGGTCTCAGTACCGACCAGGGATGATGAAGTTCTATCCAGAAAACATCGACCCTTTTGCGTGCACTCATGTCATCTTCGCCTTTGGCAAAGTTGAGGGCGGCAAGGTGTTGAACGTGGAATGGAACGACATATCTGGATGGCAGCCTGGGTT GTATGAACGCGTCGAAGATCTTAAAAAGACGAACCCAGATCTGAAAACCCTGCTGGCAATTGGGGGCTGGAACCAtccattcaagccattttcggACATGGTCAAGAGCAGAGAAAGCCGGCGGTCGTTCGTGGACACGACTATTCCGTTCCTGATTGAAAATGGATTCGACGGCCTTGACCTAGATTGGGAATACCCGGGCAACCGTGGCAGTCTACCCGAGGACAAGCAGCGTTTCTCTGAACTCGTTAAG GACCTGAGGCTTGGCTTTGACCAATTTACCACGGAGATGGAACGTGACCCCCTGCTGGTCACCGCCGCAGTCGCCGCTGGAAGAGCCACAATCAGTACTGCCTACGAGATAAAGAAAATTTCTAA AGATTTGGATTTCATCAACCTCATGACGTATGATTTACACGGGAGCTGGGACAAAAAGACAGGACACAACGCCGCCCTAAACGGTCCCAGCAGTGATACAAACACTGTG ATGGCAGCAGTAGATTATTGGGTGTCGAATGGGTGCCCAAAAAACAAGCTGGTGATCGGGCTGGCACTGTATGGGCACACGTTCACACTCGCGGGCAGTGACAGCTCGGTCGGAGCGCCTACATCAGGACCCGGCTTGGCTGGAACTTTCACCCGGCAAGCGGGATTTCTGGCCTACTATGAA ATGTGCAAGATTAAGTCAGAGGGGGGGACGGAGGAGTGGGACGCGGTCGGCAAGGTCCCTTATCTGGTGAAAGGCGATCAGTGGATCTCATTCGACAACGCCCGAAGCCTTCAAGAAAAG GTGCGCTACATCCGGACCCAAGGACTGGGCGGCGTGATGTGCTGGGCACTGCCCTTGGACGACTTCAAGAATGCGTGCAAGGAAGGGGTGGACCCCCTGTGGAAAGCCGTCAGGGATGAATGCGCCAAGTAG
- the LOC138960074 gene encoding acidic mammalian chitinase-like isoform X2 has protein sequence MDTTVAPDADDTETPPGAGVTTTTTTTTTTTTTTRKPFTRPTTRQPKPGEKLHCLRRVCYYTNWSQYRPGMMKFYPENIDPFACTHVIFAFGKVEGGKVLNVEWNDISGWQPGLYERVEDLKKTNPDLKTLLAIGGWNHPFKPFSDMVKSRESRRSFVDTTIPFLIENGFDGLDLDWEYPGNRGSLPEDKQRFSELVKDLRLGFDQFTTEMERDPLLVTAAVAAGRATISTAYEIKKISKDLDFINLMTYDLHGSWDKKTGHNAALNGPSSDTNTVMAAVDYWVSNGCPKNKLVIGLALYGHTFTLAGSDSSVGAPTSGPGLAGTFTRQAGFLAYYEMCKIKSEGGTEEWDAVGKVPYLVKGDQWISFDNARSLQEKVRYIRTQGLGGVMCWALPLDDFKNACKEGVDPLWKAVRDECAK, from the exons ATGGACACTACCGTTGCACCGGATGCGGACGACACCGAGACACCCCCTGGGGCTGGTGTGACGactaccaccacaaccacaaccacaaccacaaccacaacgaGGAAACCCTTTACAAGACCGACAACAAGACAGCCAAAACCAGGCGAAAAACTCC ATTGCCTTCGTCGCGTGTGTTACTACACCAACTGGTCTCAGTACCGACCAGGGATGATGAAGTTCTATCCAGAAAACATCGACCCTTTTGCGTGCACTCATGTCATCTTCGCCTTTGGCAAAGTTGAGGGCGGCAAGGTGTTGAACGTGGAATGGAACGACATATCTGGATGGCAGCCTGGGTT GTATGAACGCGTCGAAGATCTTAAAAAGACGAACCCAGATCTGAAAACCCTGCTGGCAATTGGGGGCTGGAACCAtccattcaagccattttcggACATGGTCAAGAGCAGAGAAAGCCGGCGGTCGTTCGTGGACACGACTATTCCGTTCCTGATTGAAAATGGATTCGACGGCCTTGACCTAGATTGGGAATACCCGGGCAACCGTGGCAGTCTACCCGAGGACAAGCAGCGTTTCTCTGAACTCGTTAAG GACCTGAGGCTTGGCTTTGACCAATTTACCACGGAGATGGAACGTGACCCCCTGCTGGTCACCGCCGCAGTCGCCGCTGGAAGAGCCACAATCAGTACTGCCTACGAGATAAAGAAAATTTCTAA AGATTTGGATTTCATCAACCTCATGACGTATGATTTACACGGGAGCTGGGACAAAAAGACAGGACACAACGCCGCCCTAAACGGTCCCAGCAGTGATACAAACACTGTG ATGGCAGCAGTAGATTATTGGGTGTCGAATGGGTGCCCAAAAAACAAGCTGGTGATCGGGCTGGCACTGTATGGGCACACGTTCACACTCGCGGGCAGTGACAGCTCGGTCGGAGCGCCTACATCAGGACCCGGCTTGGCTGGAACTTTCACCCGGCAAGCGGGATTTCTGGCCTACTATGAA ATGTGCAAGATTAAGTCAGAGGGGGGGACGGAGGAGTGGGACGCGGTCGGCAAGGTCCCTTATCTGGTGAAAGGCGATCAGTGGATCTCATTCGACAACGCCCGAAGCCTTCAAGAAAAG GTGCGCTACATCCGGACCCAAGGACTGGGCGGCGTGATGTGCTGGGCACTGCCCTTGGACGACTTCAAGAATGCGTGCAAGGAAGGGGTGGACCCCCTGTGGAAAGCCGTCAGGGATGAATGCGCCAAGTAG